The following are from one region of the Bacillus methanolicus MGA3 genome:
- a CDS encoding methyl-accepting chemotaxis protein: MQELAGGAEEQANSATGLARMMEDYLLKVKKASDSGMMIQSASNDVLLMTKDGDQLMRESQQQMERINEIMKLSVKKVQGLDEKTKQISKLVQVIQEIANQTNLLALNAAIEAARAGEHGRGFAVVADEVRKLAEQVSFSVSDITKIVKGIQIESNNVVSSLQAGYKQVEEGTGQIEITGQTFQKIYEAVSLMAEKVNDISNSMEQLAKSSVEMNRSIENVASVSEQSAAGIEEASASITQTNFSLEEISNNSQSLSKLAEQLNAMIRKFKL, from the coding sequence ATGCAGGAACTAGCTGGAGGAGCGGAAGAACAAGCCAATTCTGCAACTGGTTTGGCTCGAATGATGGAAGACTATTTGTTAAAAGTGAAAAAGGCAAGTGATAGCGGAATGATGATTCAATCTGCGTCAAATGATGTGTTATTGATGACAAAAGACGGGGATCAATTGATGAGAGAATCTCAACAGCAAATGGAAAGAATCAACGAGATTATGAAATTGTCTGTAAAAAAAGTTCAGGGGCTAGACGAAAAGACGAAACAAATTTCAAAACTTGTTCAAGTTATTCAAGAAATAGCTAATCAAACAAACCTCCTTGCTTTAAATGCTGCAATTGAAGCAGCACGTGCCGGAGAACATGGAAGAGGATTTGCCGTTGTAGCAGATGAAGTTCGGAAGCTGGCAGAGCAAGTTTCGTTCTCAGTATCGGACATCACGAAAATTGTAAAGGGTATTCAAATAGAATCTAACAATGTTGTTTCCTCTCTTCAAGCAGGGTATAAGCAAGTGGAAGAAGGAACCGGGCAAATCGAAATTACTGGACAAACCTTTCAAAAGATTTACGAGGCTGTATCGCTTATGGCTGAAAAAGTAAATGATATATCCAACAGTATGGAGCAATTGGCTAAAAGTTCAGTTGAAATGAATAGATCGATTGAAAATGTCGCGTCTGTTTCTGAACAATCTGCTGCCGGCATTGAAGAGGCAAGTGCTTCAATTACACAAACAAATTTCAGTTTGGAAGAAATATCAAACAATTCTCAATCGCTTTCAAAATTGGCAGAGCAATTAAATGCCATGATTCGAAAATTTAAATTGTAA
- a CDS encoding ATP-binding protein, translating to MVGAMTNEEYQNLLEKITALEKENKRLKDELANKNEDLYIDLFEEAIDGIVFWQENGKVVKANLSAAKIFECSQNELIGKRLFDFVYEKNEKYYQITKELYRTGAIRDELLFLMPNGQKKLLEFTAKINRNGLNIMILRNVTERFKMERKLRESEQKFRKIFDGSFEGIILWNEDFQIVDVNQTGVKMLGLSKKDIVGQSLKTLLSEFNAKKENLKEYMKKLEKDGQITGTLSIKLDETKQKHFEFSTKSNLISGLNLSVFRDITEKLEMEEQLRKSDTLHVIGELAAGIAHEIRNPMTALKGFIQLLQGSIKEDHSMYFHVISTELQRMDSIINEFLILAKPQAVKYVECDLQKIVRETVELLNAQAVLHNVQFKTNYEKDLPLLFCEPNQLKKVFINIIKNAIEVMPNGGIITVSVKKTDDNKLHISVEDQGPGMSEEKIKKLGEPFFTTKERGTGLGLMVSYKIIEEHNGIIEVQSKEGIGTTFHIYLPINKGSEE from the coding sequence GTGGTAGGAGCAATGACGAACGAAGAATATCAGAACTTGCTGGAGAAAATTACTGCATTAGAAAAAGAAAATAAAAGATTGAAAGACGAACTTGCAAATAAAAATGAAGATTTATACATAGATTTATTTGAAGAAGCCATCGACGGAATCGTATTTTGGCAGGAAAACGGGAAAGTGGTAAAGGCAAATCTTTCTGCGGCGAAAATATTTGAATGCAGCCAAAACGAATTAATAGGGAAGAGACTTTTTGACTTTGTTTATGAGAAAAACGAAAAATATTATCAAATTACCAAAGAATTATATAGAACCGGAGCGATACGTGATGAATTGCTTTTTCTAATGCCAAACGGGCAGAAGAAATTGCTTGAATTTACCGCTAAAATCAACCGGAACGGGCTTAACATTATGATTTTGCGGAATGTTACAGAACGTTTTAAAATGGAAAGGAAGCTTAGAGAGAGTGAGCAAAAATTCCGGAAAATTTTTGATGGCTCTTTTGAAGGCATTATTCTATGGAATGAAGATTTCCAAATCGTTGATGTGAATCAGACAGGAGTTAAAATGCTCGGTCTTTCTAAGAAGGATATAGTCGGACAATCTTTAAAAACATTGTTGAGTGAATTCAATGCAAAAAAAGAAAATCTTAAAGAGTATATGAAAAAACTTGAAAAAGACGGACAGATAACGGGAACACTTTCAATAAAGTTGGATGAAACAAAACAAAAGCATTTTGAATTTTCAACAAAATCTAATTTAATCTCCGGTTTAAATTTATCAGTTTTTCGTGATATTACAGAAAAATTGGAAATGGAGGAACAACTCAGGAAATCTGATACACTTCATGTTATTGGCGAGCTTGCGGCCGGCATTGCTCATGAAATTCGAAATCCGATGACAGCACTTAAGGGATTTATTCAATTGCTGCAGGGGAGCATAAAAGAAGATCATTCGATGTATTTCCATGTCATTTCTACAGAATTGCAGCGCATGGATTCTATTATTAATGAATTCTTAATTTTGGCAAAGCCGCAAGCTGTAAAATATGTTGAGTGCGACCTCCAAAAAATTGTGAGAGAAACAGTTGAACTTTTAAATGCTCAGGCCGTATTACATAATGTACAGTTCAAAACTAATTATGAAAAAGATTTGCCCCTGTTATTCTGTGAGCCAAATCAATTAAAAAAGGTGTTTATCAATATTATAAAAAATGCAATTGAAGTGATGCCAAATGGCGGTATTATAACGGTTTCAGTGAAAAAAACGGATGACAATAAATTACATATTTCGGTTGAGGACCAAGGACCTGGCATGTCTGAAGAAAAGATTAAAAAACTTGGAGAACCTTTTTTTACAACAAAAGAAAGGGGAACAGGGCTTGGTTTAATGGTCAGTTATAAAATCATTGAAGAACATAATGGTATAATTGAAGTGCAGAGCAAGGAAGGAATCGGAACAACCTTTCATATTTATTTACCAATCAATAAAGGCAGTGAAGAATAA
- a CDS encoding methylated-DNA--[protein]-cysteine S-methyltransferase, whose amino-acid sequence MAEDEKLAAIHIGEDDFYANETSEELIYEPDYPILSKCVSQLNEYFEGKRQNFDLPLKQVGTDFQIAVWNQLSQIPFGETRSYRDIAEKIGRPKAVRAVGQANKANMFPIIVPCHRVIGKNKSLTGYAGNRIDIKEKLLLLEKAEFKLNKYSKQKGPDF is encoded by the coding sequence GTGGCTGAAGATGAAAAGTTGGCTGCTATTCATATCGGTGAAGACGATTTTTATGCAAATGAAACGTCTGAAGAATTAATTTATGAACCAGATTACCCAATTCTTTCAAAGTGTGTTAGCCAACTCAATGAATATTTCGAAGGAAAGCGGCAAAATTTTGATTTGCCGCTAAAGCAAGTTGGGACTGATTTTCAAATAGCTGTATGGAATCAGCTCAGCCAGATACCTTTTGGTGAAACGAGAAGTTATCGAGACATAGCTGAAAAAATCGGAAGGCCTAAAGCGGTAAGAGCTGTTGGGCAGGCAAACAAAGCAAATATGTTTCCGATTATCGTTCCGTGCCACCGAGTGATCGGGAAAAATAAATCGTTAACAGGGTATGCGGGAAACCGGATTGATATTAAGGAAAAATTATTGTTACTCGAAAAAGCTGAATTTAAATTAAATAAATACAGTAAACAAAAAGGACCTGACTTTTAA
- the mtnK gene encoding S-methyl-5-thioribose kinase, with product MALLQQQNYETLNEVSAAKLAKKLHLFHEDAELTSSEIGDGNLNLVFRVKDQLSGKSVIIKQALPYAKVVGESWPLTLKRAKIEADALKLFRELAPEFVPEVYFSDETFAITVMEDLSHLSIARTGLIQGEEYPLISKHLGKYLAKTLFLTSDFGLEPSDKKELVQKFINPELCKITEDLVFTDPFFDSETNSFEEELIDEVKKLWSDEKVKLETALLKQSFLTEAESLLHGDLHTGSIFASKTETKVIDPEFAFYGPAGFDLGQVIANLLFQAIANEGKQEGIFSHIRTFWKTFTDEYSSLWTNSNKEPFSKTDGYLEKVLKKYFKDMIGFAGCELIRRTIGLAHVADLDGIDDQSKRIHAKIKTLNLGKKLIVSRERIRNIDELISNIKDNLK from the coding sequence ATGGCCTTATTGCAACAACAAAACTATGAAACCTTGAATGAAGTTTCAGCAGCAAAATTAGCAAAAAAATTACATTTATTTCATGAAGATGCTGAGTTAACCTCATCAGAAATTGGCGATGGAAATTTAAATCTTGTTTTTCGGGTGAAAGATCAGCTAAGCGGTAAAAGTGTCATTATCAAACAAGCTCTACCCTATGCAAAAGTCGTTGGCGAGTCTTGGCCGCTTACATTAAAACGGGCAAAAATAGAAGCAGACGCGTTAAAGCTTTTTAGAGAACTAGCTCCCGAGTTTGTACCTGAAGTTTATTTCAGTGATGAAACATTTGCAATCACAGTGATGGAAGATCTCTCCCATCTTTCGATTGCGCGGACAGGTCTCATTCAAGGAGAAGAATATCCCTTGATTTCAAAACATCTTGGTAAATATTTAGCGAAAACATTATTCTTAACATCCGATTTTGGATTAGAACCAAGCGATAAGAAAGAGTTGGTCCAAAAATTCATTAACCCAGAACTTTGCAAAATAACTGAAGACCTTGTATTTACTGATCCATTCTTTGATTCAGAGACAAACTCATTTGAGGAAGAATTGATAGACGAAGTGAAAAAGTTATGGTCTGACGAAAAAGTGAAACTTGAAACAGCGCTATTAAAGCAAAGTTTCTTAACTGAGGCAGAAAGCTTGCTTCACGGAGATTTGCATACTGGAAGTATTTTTGCAAGTAAAACTGAAACAAAAGTAATCGACCCGGAATTTGCTTTTTACGGGCCAGCCGGCTTTGACCTCGGCCAAGTGATTGCCAATCTTCTTTTCCAAGCTATTGCGAACGAAGGCAAACAGGAAGGAATCTTTTCACATATTCGAACTTTTTGGAAAACATTTACTGATGAATATAGCAGTTTATGGACAAATTCGAATAAGGAGCCTTTTTCTAAAACAGATGGCTACCTGGAGAAGGTACTCAAAAAATATTTCAAAGACATGATCGGGTTTGCCGGTTGCGAACTTATTCGCCGTACGATTGGCCTAGCCCATGTTGCAGATTTAGATGGGATAGACGATCAGAGCAAACGGATTCATGCAAAAATAAAAACTTTAAATCTTGGAAAAAAACTAATAGTATCAAGAGAACGAATCAGAAACATTGATGAGCTTATTTCCAATATAAAAGATAATTTAAAATAA
- a CDS encoding carbon-nitrogen family hydrolase, whose translation MKLTVACIQMDLAFGDPNKNYQSAESLIREAAAKNPDIILLPELWTTGYDLTRINEIADENANETTIFLQNAAREHGIHFVGGSVANKTTEGVFNTILIIDKNGKKVHEYSKLHLFKLMDEHLFLSRGKSKGLFQLENRKFAGVICYDIRFPEWIRTHTAEGAEALFVVAEWPHSRLSHWRSLLIARAIENQCFVIACNRSGRDPNNTFAGHSMVIDPWGEIIAEAGEKEEILVAEIDLSETNKVRKMIPIFEDRMPDFY comes from the coding sequence ATGAAATTAACCGTAGCATGTATTCAGATGGATCTAGCCTTTGGCGATCCGAATAAAAATTATCAATCTGCCGAAAGTCTAATAAGAGAAGCTGCAGCTAAGAATCCAGATATTATACTTCTACCTGAATTATGGACTACCGGATATGATTTGACGCGAATCAATGAAATAGCCGATGAAAATGCAAATGAAACAACCATTTTTCTGCAAAATGCAGCAAGAGAGCACGGGATTCATTTTGTTGGAGGTTCGGTTGCCAACAAAACCACTGAAGGAGTCTTTAACACTATTTTGATTATCGACAAAAATGGTAAAAAAGTACACGAATACAGTAAGCTCCACTTATTCAAGCTGATGGATGAACATCTTTTTTTGTCCCGCGGAAAATCAAAAGGATTATTTCAGCTAGAAAACAGAAAATTTGCAGGGGTGATTTGCTACGATATTCGTTTCCCAGAATGGATTCGAACTCATACAGCTGAAGGTGCAGAAGCATTGTTTGTTGTGGCGGAGTGGCCTCATTCCCGACTTTCTCATTGGCGCAGCCTCTTAATTGCACGCGCAATCGAAAATCAATGTTTTGTCATTGCCTGCAACCGCTCCGGACGAGACCCAAATAATACATTCGCCGGCCATTCCATGGTTATTGACCCATGGGGGGAAATCATAGCAGAAGCCGGGGAGAAGGAAGAAATTCTTGTTGCCGAAATTGATTTGAGCGAGACTAATAAGGTTCGGAAAATGATTCCGATTTTCGAAGACCGGATGCCTGATTTTTATTAA
- a CDS encoding pyridoxal phosphate-dependent aminotransferase — protein MKQFPQSDLLKSLPKQFFASLVKRANQYIEQGYDVINLGQGNPDQPTPEHIVKRLKLAAENPVNHKYSPFQGFQYLKEAAALFYNREYGVELDPEKEVAILFGGKAGLVEIPQCLLNPGDAAFVPDPGYPDYWSGIALARAEMITMPLREENNFLPNFADLSEEDIKKAKLMFLNYPNNPTGATATKEFFEQTVKFAEENDICVVHDFAYGAIGFDGHKPLSFLQFKGAKDVGIEIYTLSKTYNMAGWRVGFAVGNESVISAINLLQDHLYVSLFGAIQEAAAAALIESQECVDKLISMYESRRNVLISGLRSIGWNVTAPKGSFFAWLKVPKRFTSEQFSDYLLNKAHIVVAPGIGFGRHGEGYVRAGLLTSEDRLKEAVERIEALKIF, from the coding sequence ATGAAACAATTTCCCCAATCTGATTTATTAAAAAGCCTGCCGAAACAATTTTTTGCTTCGCTAGTAAAAAGAGCAAACCAATATATCGAGCAAGGCTATGATGTCATTAATCTCGGCCAGGGAAACCCTGACCAGCCGACTCCTGAACATATTGTGAAAAGACTGAAGCTTGCTGCTGAAAATCCTGTGAACCATAAATATTCACCTTTTCAAGGATTCCAATATTTAAAAGAGGCTGCTGCTTTATTTTATAATCGAGAGTACGGAGTGGAACTGGATCCTGAAAAAGAGGTGGCCATATTGTTCGGCGGTAAAGCTGGGCTGGTGGAAATACCGCAATGTTTGTTAAACCCGGGAGATGCCGCTTTTGTTCCTGATCCGGGATATCCGGATTATTGGTCAGGGATTGCATTGGCACGTGCTGAGATGATCACGATGCCTCTTCGTGAAGAAAACAATTTTCTTCCTAACTTTGCAGATTTGTCGGAAGAAGATATTAAAAAAGCAAAATTAATGTTTTTGAATTATCCGAATAACCCGACCGGAGCTACGGCGACGAAAGAATTTTTTGAACAGACTGTCAAGTTTGCCGAGGAAAATGATATTTGTGTTGTCCATGACTTTGCATATGGAGCTATCGGTTTTGACGGACATAAACCGCTCAGCTTTTTACAATTTAAAGGCGCAAAAGATGTAGGGATTGAAATTTATACACTCTCGAAAACGTATAATATGGCTGGATGGCGGGTTGGGTTTGCAGTTGGAAACGAAAGTGTAATTTCTGCCATTAATCTTTTACAGGATCATTTGTATGTCAGCTTATTTGGAGCCATTCAGGAGGCCGCAGCTGCTGCATTGATAGAATCCCAGGAATGTGTGGATAAACTAATCAGTATGTACGAATCAAGAAGAAATGTTTTGATTAGCGGATTAAGGTCAATCGGCTGGAATGTAACAGCTCCAAAAGGATCATTTTTTGCCTGGCTGAAAGTGCCTAAGCGCTTCACATCAGAACAATTTTCTGATTATCTCCTTAATAAAGCACACATCGTTGTCGCGCCAGGTATTGGCTTTGGAAGGCATGGCGAAGGCTATGTCAGAGCAGGATTACTGACTTCTGAAGACAGGCTTAAAGAAGCAGTAGAAAGAATTGAAGCTCTAAAAATTTTTTAA
- the mtnW gene encoding 2,3-diketo-5-methylthiopentyl-1-phosphate enolase, protein MSEIIATYLVFDSKNNPEKKAEEIALGLTVGSWTNLPELEKNQLKKHKGRVVSVEGLAPESAQKEREALIKIAYPTVNFSFDIPAILTTVFGKLSMDGKIKLLDLQFSSELKKAFPGPRFGIPGIREKLNVYGRPLVMSIFKGLIGRDLDYLLSQLKEQAKGGVDIVKDDEILFKNELTPFEKRITEGKKVLREVFETTGHRTLYAVNLTGRSSKLRDQARKAAELGADILLFNVFSYGLDILQELREDDDISLPIMAHPAFSGAITSSPYYGLSHSLLLGKLTRYAGADFSLFPSPYGTVALERDKALAVAVALREGDDYKPCFPVPSAGIHPGLVPLLIQDFGIDSIINAGGGVHGHPDGAMGGGLAFRQAIDAVLSGKLLSESAETSEELRKAIDLWGSFEVNV, encoded by the coding sequence TTGAGTGAAATCATTGCAACGTACTTAGTGTTTGACTCCAAAAATAACCCTGAGAAAAAAGCGGAGGAAATTGCCCTTGGACTAACAGTCGGTTCCTGGACCAATTTGCCTGAACTAGAAAAAAATCAGCTCAAAAAACATAAGGGGAGAGTTGTTTCAGTTGAAGGACTGGCGCCTGAAAGCGCTCAAAAAGAAAGGGAAGCTTTGATTAAAATTGCCTATCCGACAGTGAATTTTTCTTTTGACATTCCTGCTATATTAACAACAGTTTTTGGAAAATTATCAATGGATGGAAAAATAAAACTGCTAGATTTACAGTTTAGCAGTGAGCTCAAAAAAGCTTTTCCGGGACCTCGTTTTGGTATTCCCGGCATCCGTGAAAAATTAAATGTTTACGGAAGGCCGCTAGTCATGAGTATTTTCAAAGGCTTGATTGGCCGGGATCTTGATTATTTGCTTTCCCAGTTGAAGGAACAGGCAAAGGGCGGAGTCGATATTGTAAAAGATGACGAAATATTATTTAAAAATGAATTGACGCCATTTGAAAAAAGAATTACCGAAGGGAAAAAGGTTCTCCGTGAGGTTTTTGAAACAACAGGCCACCGGACATTGTATGCAGTTAATTTAACCGGTCGTTCGTCAAAGCTTCGCGACCAGGCTAGAAAAGCTGCAGAATTGGGTGCGGATATATTGTTGTTCAATGTGTTTTCCTATGGCTTGGACATTCTTCAAGAGCTTCGGGAAGATGATGACATCTCCCTCCCGATTATGGCTCACCCGGCATTTAGCGGTGCGATAACCTCTTCACCTTACTACGGTTTGTCACATTCGCTTCTTCTTGGCAAGCTAACACGCTATGCGGGTGCTGATTTCTCATTATTTCCTTCTCCGTATGGGACGGTTGCACTTGAGAGAGATAAGGCACTTGCAGTGGCTGTAGCCTTAAGAGAAGGAGATGATTATAAGCCGTGTTTTCCAGTTCCATCAGCAGGCATTCATCCAGGCTTAGTGCCTTTGCTTATACAGGATTTTGGAATTGACAGCATTATCAATGCAGGCGGCGGCGTTCACGGGCATCCGGATGGCGCAATGGGAGGAGGACTTGCGTTCAGGCAGGCAATCGATGCTGTTCTTTCCGGCAAATTACTTTCTGAAAGTGCGGAGACCTCTGAAGAACTTAGAAAAGCAATTGATTTATGGGGTTCTTTTGAGGTGAATGTATAA
- a CDS encoding 2-hydroxy-3-keto-5-methylthiopentenyl-1-phosphate phosphatase, translated as MKKFAVFCDFDGTITEKDNILSIMQKFAPLEWIKVKDQILAQEISIQEGVGRMFSLLRSGLKDEIVHFAVQNASIRPGFQELIDFLNEHDIPLFIVSGGIDFFVEPILEKFSPFAGLYCNGADFSGENIKILWPHSCDDYCSNGCGCCKPSVMRKLEGKGFYKIVIGDSITDLEAAKQADFVLARDFLKDKCKELGIAFESFETFFDCIKSIQKMIEVKV; from the coding sequence ATGAAAAAGTTTGCCGTATTTTGTGATTTTGATGGAACGATTACGGAAAAAGATAATATCCTTTCCATCATGCAAAAATTTGCTCCGCTTGAGTGGATCAAGGTGAAGGACCAAATTTTGGCTCAGGAAATTTCGATCCAGGAGGGAGTAGGGAGAATGTTTTCTCTGCTCCGAAGCGGATTAAAAGATGAAATTGTCCATTTTGCTGTGCAGAACGCATCGATCCGGCCCGGATTTCAAGAGTTGATTGATTTTCTTAATGAACATGATATACCACTATTTATTGTTAGCGGCGGAATTGATTTTTTTGTTGAGCCAATCCTAGAAAAATTTAGTCCTTTTGCTGGTTTATATTGCAATGGAGCTGATTTCAGCGGGGAAAACATTAAGATATTATGGCCACACAGCTGTGATGATTATTGTTCAAATGGTTGCGGTTGCTGTAAACCATCTGTTATGAGAAAACTGGAAGGAAAGGGTTTTTATAAAATTGTTATTGGCGACTCAATTACCGACTTGGAAGCAGCGAAACAGGCTGATTTCGTACTGGCTAGGGATTTTTTAAAGGATAAATGCAAGGAACTAGGGATTGCCTTTGAGTCATTTGAAACATTTTTTGATTGTATCAAATCTATTCAGAAGATGATAGAGGTGAAAGTATGA
- a CDS encoding methylthioribulose 1-phosphate dehydratase, with protein MSLLAERWKELADVKEELAERDWFMGTSGNLAIKVSDSPLQFLVTASGKDKRKRTEEDFLLVDENGLPVENTHLKPSAETLLHVEIYKKTNAGCSLHVHTIDNNVISEIYGDKGEVTFQGQELIKAFDKWEENAVLCFPIIHNHAHIPTLAKTFSKHVKEDTGAVLIRNHGITVWGRTAFEAKKILEASEFLFRYQLRLLEYKSYQQIKVI; from the coding sequence ATGAGCTTGTTGGCGGAGAGATGGAAAGAGCTCGCTGATGTCAAAGAAGAATTGGCGGAAAGAGACTGGTTCATGGGGACAAGCGGAAATCTCGCGATTAAAGTAAGTGACAGTCCTTTGCAATTTCTTGTAACAGCAAGCGGCAAAGACAAGCGAAAAAGGACGGAGGAGGATTTTCTTCTTGTTGATGAAAACGGCCTGCCAGTGGAAAATACTCACTTAAAGCCTTCAGCTGAAACCTTGCTACATGTAGAAATTTACAAAAAGACGAATGCTGGATGCAGTTTGCATGTGCATACAATTGATAATAATGTCATTTCTGAAATTTACGGCGACAAAGGTGAAGTGACATTTCAAGGGCAGGAACTAATTAAAGCGTTTGATAAATGGGAGGAAAATGCTGTACTTTGTTTTCCGATTATTCATAATCATGCTCATATTCCAACATTGGCAAAAACATTTTCTAAGCACGTGAAAGAGGATACAGGCGCAGTATTAATTCGAAATCACGGAATCACTGTCTGGGGGAGAACTGCATTCGAAGCAAAAAAAATTCTTGAAGCGTCGGAATTTTTATTCCGCTATCAATTAAGGCTTCTAGAATATAAGTCATACCAACAGATTAAAGTTATTTAA
- a CDS encoding 1,2-dihydroxy-3-keto-5-methylthiopentene dioxygenase, whose protein sequence is MAYIVLQNSGEKIENQEEVSAFLESQEVIYEQWDISKLPSNLKEKYILTEEEKEQILDVFKTEIEDISARRGYKAQDVISLAEHTPNLEQLLENFQKEHHHTDDEVRFIVSGHGVFIIQGKDGNFFEVHLNPGDLISVPENTRHYFTLSDDRKVVAVRIFVTTEGWVPIYEKE, encoded by the coding sequence ATGGCGTACATAGTTTTGCAAAACAGTGGAGAAAAAATTGAAAATCAAGAGGAAGTATCTGCATTTTTGGAAAGTCAAGAAGTAATTTATGAGCAATGGGATATTTCGAAGCTTCCATCCAATCTGAAGGAAAAATATATATTAACAGAAGAAGAAAAAGAACAAATTCTCGATGTTTTTAAAACCGAAATCGAAGATATTTCTGCTCGAAGAGGATATAAAGCTCAGGATGTTATTTCCTTGGCAGAGCATACTCCTAATTTGGAACAGCTTCTCGAAAACTTTCAAAAAGAACACCATCATACAGATGATGAAGTCCGCTTTATTGTCAGCGGTCATGGCGTTTTTATTATTCAAGGAAAAGACGGAAACTTCTTTGAAGTACATTTAAATCCAGGAGATTTAATTTCAGTACCTGAAAATACCCGCCACTATTTCACGCTTTCAGATGACCGAAAAGTGGTTGCAGTAAGAATTTTTGTTACAACAGAAGGCTGGGTTCCAATTTACGAAAAAGAATAA
- a CDS encoding aspartyl-phosphate phosphatase Spo0E family protein — protein sequence MRTKQQMMMNEIQHKRKKMIDCAQKHGLTNERTIRCSQELDMLLNEYQRTFQSRPYGKKVKTSRKQILKALPNAVVNAQNKICS from the coding sequence TTGCGTACTAAACAACAAATGATGATGAATGAAATTCAGCATAAAAGGAAAAAAATGATAGACTGCGCCCAAAAACATGGTCTTACAAACGAGAGAACGATTCGCTGCAGCCAGGAATTGGACATGCTTCTTAATGAATATCAAAGGACATTTCAAAGTAGACCATACGGTAAAAAAGTAAAGACCTCCAGAAAACAAATACTAAAAGCATTGCCAAATGCAGTTGTCAATGCACAAAATAAAATTTGCTCTTAA
- a CDS encoding MFS transporter, which yields MSQLTAAASPISKGQGTTSFKILLIIGLCHLLNDSLQAVVPAMFPVLGKSMRLSYTQLGFIAFSLNMVSSIMQPVVGMYTDKKPKPYALPIGLTFTLFGILGLALAPRFEIIVISVLLIGLGSAVFHPEGSRVAYMAAGPRRGLAQSIYQVGGNSGQALAPLITAVVLVPLGQIGAAWFTLVAAVAVGLLIYIANWYSFKLKFEKTISSKKKPSSSIDGRKSRRSVWFALTLILFLIFARSWYIASMTNFYAFYAIHKYSISIKMSQLFLFAFLIAGAAGTFLGGPLSDRYGKKTIILLSMIAAAPLSILIPHVPPVAAFILLTISGFILMSSFSVTVVYAQELVPGKIGTMSGLTVGLAFGMGALGSIGIGYLADIIGLTKTIILMGYLPLLGILTIFLPSDKSLAESN from the coding sequence ATGAGCCAATTAACTGCAGCGGCAAGTCCGATTTCAAAGGGGCAAGGTACTACTTCTTTTAAAATATTATTGATTATCGGCTTATGCCATTTGCTGAACGATTCGTTACAGGCCGTCGTACCAGCAATGTTCCCCGTACTTGGAAAATCGATGAGGCTTTCCTATACACAATTAGGTTTCATTGCATTTTCATTAAATATGGTATCTTCCATTATGCAGCCTGTAGTAGGTATGTATACAGATAAAAAACCAAAGCCTTATGCCTTGCCAATAGGATTAACCTTTACATTGTTTGGAATTCTCGGACTTGCTCTTGCCCCAAGATTTGAGATTATTGTTATTTCTGTTTTGCTTATAGGGCTCGGGTCAGCTGTTTTTCATCCTGAAGGATCAAGAGTTGCCTATATGGCAGCCGGGCCACGTCGTGGTTTAGCCCAGTCCATCTATCAGGTTGGCGGGAATTCAGGACAGGCACTCGCACCGCTTATTACAGCAGTGGTCCTTGTCCCACTCGGACAAATTGGAGCTGCTTGGTTTACCCTTGTTGCCGCTGTTGCGGTAGGGTTATTGATTTATATAGCAAACTGGTACTCTTTTAAATTAAAGTTTGAAAAAACCATTTCATCTAAAAAGAAGCCATCTTCTTCAATTGATGGAAGAAAAAGCAGAAGATCTGTCTGGTTTGCTCTTACTTTGATCTTATTTTTGATTTTTGCCCGGTCATGGTACATTGCAAGCATGACTAATTTTTATGCTTTTTATGCAATACACAAATATTCAATCTCGATTAAGATGTCACAGCTGTTTTTATTTGCCTTTCTTATTGCCGGAGCTGCAGGAACATTTTTAGGAGGCCCGCTTTCAGACAGATACGGAAAGAAAACGATTATTCTTCTATCCATGATTGCGGCGGCTCCGCTCTCGATACTAATTCCGCATGTTCCGCCAGTAGCAGCTTTTATATTGCTGACAATAAGCGGTTTTATTTTGATGTCCAGTTTTTCAGTTACAGTCGTATATGCTCAAGAGCTTGTACCCGGAAAAATTGGCACAATGTCGGGATTAACAGTTGGGCTCGCATTTGGAATGGGAGCCCTTGGATCAATTGGGATCGGGTATTTGGCAGACATCATTGGACTTACGAAAACCATAATCCTTATGGGCTATTTGCCTTTGCTAGGCATACTTACTATTTTCCTGCCTTCTGATAAAAGTTTGGCAGAATCGAACTAA